Proteins found in one Primulina eburnea isolate SZY01 chromosome 16, ASM2296580v1, whole genome shotgun sequence genomic segment:
- the LOC140816551 gene encoding squamosa promoter-binding-like protein 6 isoform X2: MGSLSYTFEGKGLDDGFVRSINLPKECDKKSHTVPSCDAEIMDFVESGFPDKMRQQILGSQRFENLRYDVNYNSCISIPSFSTTTPTSLAEFGTRFSRSAQNEEVLAVPREPNSKQCSVENSVLHAMEPSVRAKRGRMTNLQSQIPVCQVLDCNKDLSSSKDYHKRHRVCGLHSKTAVVIVNGLQQRFCQQCSRFHLLPEFDKSKRSCRKRLAGHNQRRRKPQLDLSNSPVLSPKIFEGGFFGQQGAELMNWHVKLEHELCQIPRIEVPTKFSLSLPKSLLHLRYPSENSPGGPSSVQELSVDSNSSSALSLLSAQSQNLLSNSSGISMAYPLIFQGNQHTNFVDQNVDKSSYGVAQESFPVVPDISSSIGTEITRNMLAQNLEYYSAPAGANTVDLVQLSLHLQRMEERKYSDQVKLETVSSVTLLHHEEDRNLQSLNPPC, translated from the exons ATGGGGTCTTTGAGCTACACTTTTGAGGGGAAGGGTCTAGATGATGGTTTTGTGAGGAGCATAAATCTTCCGAAGGAATGTGACAAAAAGTCTCATACCGTTCCCTCTTGTGATGCTGAAATCATGGATTTTGTAGAGTCTGGTTTTCCGGATAAGATGAGACAACAAATTCTTGGCAGTCAACGCTTCGAAAATCTAAGATATGACGTAAACTACAATTCTTGCATATCCATTCCATCTTTTTCTACCACTACGCCGACCTCATTAGCCGAATTTGGAACAAGATTTTCACGTTCTGCCCAAAATGAAGAGGTGTTGGCTGTTCCTAGAGAACCGAATAGTAAACAGTGTAGTGTAGAGAACTCAGTTCTGCATGCTATGGAGCCTTCAGTGCGTGCAAAACGAGGACGGATGACAAATTTGCAGTCTCAGATTCCTGTTTGCCAAGTTCTTGACTGCAACAAGGATTTGAGTTCATCGAAGGATTACCACAAAAGGCACAGAGTATGTGGTCTTCATTCAAAGACTGCTGTAGTTATTGTGAATGGTCTCCAGCAAAGGTTTTGTCAGCAATGCAGCAG GTTTCACCTATTGCCAGAGTTCGATAAAAGCAAGCGAAGTTGTCGTAAACGCCTCGCAGGCCACAATCAACGCCGGCGGAAGCCTCAATTGG ATTTATCGAACTCACCAGTGCTTTCCCCGAAAATATTTGAAGGTGGTTTCTTTGGTCAGCAAGGTGCAGAGCTAATGAACTGGCACGTCAAGTTGGAACACGAACTATGTCAAATACCACGAATAGAAGTGCCAACTAAATTCAGTCTTTCACTTCCAAAATCTCTTCTCCATCTGCGATATCCTTCTGAAAATTCTCCCGGTGGCCCATCTTCGGTTCAAGAGTTATCTGTGGACTCAAATTCCAGCAGTGCTCTCTCTCTTCTGTCAGCTCAATCGCAGAACTTGTTAAGCAATTCTTCTGGCATATCAATGGCTTATCCTCTGATCTTCCAGGGAAATCAGCACACGAATTTTGTCGACCAGAATGTTGATAAATCATCTTATGGTGTTGCTCAAGAATCATTCCCTGTAGTTCCTGATATCTCTTCCTCTATTGGCACTGAAATTACTCGAAATATGCTTGCTCAAAATCTCGAGTATTATTCCGCTCCTGCAGGTGCAAACACCGTTGATTTAGTACAATTGTCATTACATCTGCAAAGAATGGAAGAACGGAAATATTCCGATCAAGTCAAGCTGGAAACGGTGTCTTCTGTCACGTTGTTGCACCATGAAGAGGATAGAAATCTACAGAGTCTCAATCCTCCCTGTTAA
- the LOC140816551 gene encoding squamosa promoter-binding-like protein 6 isoform X1 has product MGSLSYTFEGKGLDDGFVRSINLPKECDKKSHTVPSCDAEIMDFVESGFPDKMRQQILGSQRFENLRYDVNYNSCISIPSFSTTTPTSLAEFGTRFSRSAQNEEVLAVPREPNSKQCSVENSVLHAMEPSVRAKRGRMTNLQSQIPVCQVLDCNKDLSSSKDYHKRHRVCGLHSKTAVVIVNGLQQRFCQQCSRFHLLPEFDKSKRSCRKRLAGHNQRRRKPQLGSVFPGTDLSNSPVLSPKIFEGGFFGQQGAELMNWHVKLEHELCQIPRIEVPTKFSLSLPKSLLHLRYPSENSPGGPSSVQELSVDSNSSSALSLLSAQSQNLLSNSSGISMAYPLIFQGNQHTNFVDQNVDKSSYGVAQESFPVVPDISSSIGTEITRNMLAQNLEYYSAPAGANTVDLVQLSLHLQRMEERKYSDQVKLETVSSVTLLHHEEDRNLQSLNPPC; this is encoded by the exons ATGGGGTCTTTGAGCTACACTTTTGAGGGGAAGGGTCTAGATGATGGTTTTGTGAGGAGCATAAATCTTCCGAAGGAATGTGACAAAAAGTCTCATACCGTTCCCTCTTGTGATGCTGAAATCATGGATTTTGTAGAGTCTGGTTTTCCGGATAAGATGAGACAACAAATTCTTGGCAGTCAACGCTTCGAAAATCTAAGATATGACGTAAACTACAATTCTTGCATATCCATTCCATCTTTTTCTACCACTACGCCGACCTCATTAGCCGAATTTGGAACAAGATTTTCACGTTCTGCCCAAAATGAAGAGGTGTTGGCTGTTCCTAGAGAACCGAATAGTAAACAGTGTAGTGTAGAGAACTCAGTTCTGCATGCTATGGAGCCTTCAGTGCGTGCAAAACGAGGACGGATGACAAATTTGCAGTCTCAGATTCCTGTTTGCCAAGTTCTTGACTGCAACAAGGATTTGAGTTCATCGAAGGATTACCACAAAAGGCACAGAGTATGTGGTCTTCATTCAAAGACTGCTGTAGTTATTGTGAATGGTCTCCAGCAAAGGTTTTGTCAGCAATGCAGCAG GTTTCACCTATTGCCAGAGTTCGATAAAAGCAAGCGAAGTTGTCGTAAACGCCTCGCAGGCCACAATCAACGCCGGCGGAAGCCTCAATTGG GTTCCGTCTTTCCTGGAACAGATTTATCGAACTCACCAGTGCTTTCCCCGAAAATATTTGAAGGTGGTTTCTTTGGTCAGCAAGGTGCAGAGCTAATGAACTGGCACGTCAAGTTGGAACACGAACTATGTCAAATACCACGAATAGAAGTGCCAACTAAATTCAGTCTTTCACTTCCAAAATCTCTTCTCCATCTGCGATATCCTTCTGAAAATTCTCCCGGTGGCCCATCTTCGGTTCAAGAGTTATCTGTGGACTCAAATTCCAGCAGTGCTCTCTCTCTTCTGTCAGCTCAATCGCAGAACTTGTTAAGCAATTCTTCTGGCATATCAATGGCTTATCCTCTGATCTTCCAGGGAAATCAGCACACGAATTTTGTCGACCAGAATGTTGATAAATCATCTTATGGTGTTGCTCAAGAATCATTCCCTGTAGTTCCTGATATCTCTTCCTCTATTGGCACTGAAATTACTCGAAATATGCTTGCTCAAAATCTCGAGTATTATTCCGCTCCTGCAGGTGCAAACACCGTTGATTTAGTACAATTGTCATTACATCTGCAAAGAATGGAAGAACGGAAATATTCCGATCAAGTCAAGCTGGAAACGGTGTCTTCTGTCACGTTGTTGCACCATGAAGAGGATAGAAATCTACAGAGTCTCAATCCTCCCTGTTAA